In Methanocaldococcus sp. FS406-22, the genomic stretch TCAAAATCTCTTTCTTTAAAAATTCTTTTTTCTCTTTATTCTCTGTTTCATAATAATCATCAATACTCTTTTCTAACCCTACTAAATCACCATACAAATCAGATATTGTCATTGGTGGGATTAAATGGCTTATAATTGTTGCATAACTCCTTCTCTTTGCCTGAGTCCCCTCTCCAGGATTATTTACAATAAATGGATAGATATTTGGCAATTCCATACAGATGTCTGGATAGCATTCGTTAGATAATCCAACACACTTTCCAGGAAGCCATTCTAAATTGCCATGCTTTCCTATATGCATTATTGCATCTGCTTTGAAAACCTCTTTAATCCATTTATAAAAAGCAATGTAATAATGAGTTGGTGGCAAATCTGGAGAGTGGTATATAGCAGAGGGATTCTCTCCAAATCCTCTTGGTGGCTGAACTGAGATAAAGACGTTTCCATTAATTATTCCAGGAATAATTAGCTCTCCATTAAAGTTCATAACTTCTCCAGGAATGGCTCCCCAGTTTTTTATCAACTCTTCTTTAACTTTATCTGGTAGGGAGTTAAACCATTTCTCATAATCTTCTTTCTTTATTTTCCCTACGGCCTTTTTTATTATCTCTTCAGTTAAAAATCTCTTATCATTTGTAGCATAGTTCAGCATTTTCTTTATTAGTTTAGTCCCATTTTCTGGGATTTCATCAACTATAAAACCCCTCTTCTTCATCTCCTTCAAAATATTAACAACACTCTCTGGACTATCTAAACCAAATGCACTTGCTATCTTGTCATTCCTTGGCGGATAATTGTGGAAAATTATGGCTATTCTTTTGGCTTTATTTGATTTTAATTTTAGATTTGCATACCTTAGGGCTAAATCAACTATCTTCTCAGCCCTATCCTTTATAGCCTTGTACTTAATAATTGGGACTCCAACTTCTCCATCCTTTATCTTCTCCTTTCCTCCTATTGGGAAATGTATTATTGCTCCATCAAACTCTGGCATTGCCATGCCAATGATTAAATCAATTGGGTTTAAGCCAGAGACTGAATTTTTCCATTCTTCAATAAATCCTGTTGATATAATCCCCTGCAGTATTGGAGCATTAAGTTCTTTTAAAAATTCTGGCTCATCTTTTAACAACTCTGCCTTAACTCCCATTGAAAGAGTGAACATTGTAGTATTGATTAATGCATGAATTATTGGCTTTCCATCTTTGTAGAAAAATCTTTTGAATGTTTCTAAAGTTCCTATAGAGCCGAGTTCGTTCTTTAAATGAGAGCTAAAAACAGCTATTGGTATTCCTCCTTTATTCTCAATAATATCAATTAAATCATTGACATAGTCTATGTTGTTGGCTACAAACCAATTTCTATAAAACAAAATCCCTATAATTGGCTTATCCAAATCTCTACCCAACTCTTTTAAATAGTTGAGATAGTCATCTAAAGCTTCAAAGTATTTTCCTCTATAATAGATACCTTGCCATGGCATTGGTTTTGGCTCCTCATAATCTACATCTAAATTCCCAAACTTATTTGCCAAATATAAGAGGAGATTTTTGTAGTTATAGATTCCTTCATAAGCTAAATATTTAACAACTTTATCCTTTACCTCATCATCTACTGTCCTATCTTTTTCTAAATCTGGATGAACTTCAGTGATTGTTGGTAATGGCAAAAATGGGATGTTATGCTTTTTACAAAACTCAGCTAACTCATCATAATACTTGAAGGCATTTTTCCCTCCCATAAGTTTTGTAAAAACAATATTTGCATCTTTAATAAACTCTAAAAATTCTTCAAACTCCTTTCTGCTACATTTATAATCCAATATTTTAAATTCAATGCCATATTTTTTAATCTCTTTATATGCTTCTTCAAAAACTAAGTCATCACTATCTATTGTTGAAACAAAGCCAATCTTTACCATAGATATCACCAGCTATCTTAAGTAAAATTTAATTAACTTAACAATATCTTTAGTTTATTATTTATTTATCATCTTTTTATCACTTTTTATAATAAAAATTTGGTGAATGGTATGAAATATTTAATATTAAAGGTAACAAATAGATGTAATCTTAACTGTCTCTACTGCTATGCAAATAATGAAAATAATAAAGATATGGATTTTAAAACAGCTAAAAGTGCTATTGACTATTTACTAAGCTTAGATAATAATTTGAAGATACAATTTACAGGTGGTGAGCCACTATTAAACTTTAAATTAATTGAAAAAGTTGTTGATTACTGTAATAACAATTATGATAATAAAAATATAAAATATGCAATCCAAACCAATGCAACCCTTATAGATGAAAAAACAGCTGAAAGGATTAAAGAACTCAATATAAAAGTTGGAGTTAGTATAGATGGATTAGAGATAAATGATACTCTAAGACCCTACAAAAATGGAAAGCCATCAACCTTAGACACATTAAAAGGCATGTATCTCTTAAAAGCTTATAATATCCCTTATGGAGTAACAACCGTTGTTACAAACAAAAATCTTCCATACTTAGAGGAGTTTGTTAATTATTTAATTGCCTTT encodes the following:
- the cobN gene encoding cobaltochelatase subunit CobN, producing the protein MVKIGFVSTIDSDDLVFEEAYKEIKKYGIEFKILDYKCSRKEFEEFLEFIKDANIVFTKLMGGKNAFKYYDELAEFCKKHNIPFLPLPTITEVHPDLEKDRTVDDEVKDKVVKYLAYEGIYNYKNLLLYLANKFGNLDVDYEEPKPMPWQGIYYRGKYFEALDDYLNYLKELGRDLDKPIIGILFYRNWFVANNIDYVNDLIDIIENKGGIPIAVFSSHLKNELGSIGTLETFKRFFYKDGKPIIHALINTTMFTLSMGVKAELLKDEPEFLKELNAPILQGIISTGFIEEWKNSVSGLNPIDLIIGMAMPEFDGAIIHFPIGGKEKIKDGEVGVPIIKYKAIKDRAEKIVDLALRYANLKLKSNKAKRIAIIFHNYPPRNDKIASAFGLDSPESVVNILKEMKKRGFIVDEIPENGTKLIKKMLNYATNDKRFLTEEIIKKAVGKIKKEDYEKWFNSLPDKVKEELIKNWGAIPGEVMNFNGELIIPGIINGNVFISVQPPRGFGENPSAIYHSPDLPPTHYYIAFYKWIKEVFKADAIMHIGKHGNLEWLPGKCVGLSNECYPDICMELPNIYPFIVNNPGEGTQAKRRSYATIISHLIPPMTISDLYGDLVGLEKSIDDYYETENKEKKEFLKKEILNKIKELKLDGDLLDGKVIDEEINDENFEKLLNKIHDYLEILKNRQINDGLHIMGVPLEGEKLINMLFMIIRYQFNYLEILAEILGYNWEELNNNKGKHHKIIDKINGIGLNLLKEYMQYNFDENKIDELKTVKINSKLREVLKTVSVIYRNLMRVDEEVINAVNALEGFYVPPKVAGAPTKDINCLPTGRNFYSCNPQEIPTKSAYEMGKKLAEQLIEKYLKEEGKYPEYIGIIVWGSPTMRTKGDDIGEILYLLGVKPVWNKMGRVIGLEVIPLEELGRPRIDVTLRVSGLFRDTFPNVVELIDEAIRMVANLDEPDEMNFVKKHYKEEVEEKIKKGIDEKTAKETSLYRIFSDKPGCYGAGVSHLIDEKNWKSIEDFAKVYVEWGGYAYGKGIYGVEAKEEFINRLSKIELTVKNEDSQEWDIFEGDDFNSYHGGLIAAVTHFSGKKPVSYVGDTSNPNNIRTKHLKEEGKEIFRTKIMNPKWIEGMKRHGYKGAADFSKYIDNMFAWDATSGIIDDWMYEKIAEKYVFDKDMEEFFKENNPYALLNITERLLEAIERGMWKADEEMKEKLRKKYLEIEGMIEDKL
- a CDS encoding radical SAM protein, translating into MKYLILKVTNRCNLNCLYCYANNENNKDMDFKTAKSAIDYLLSLDNNLKIQFTGGEPLLNFKLIEKVVDYCNNNYDNKNIKYAIQTNATLIDEKTAERIKELNIKVGVSIDGLEINDTLRPYKNGKPSTLDTLKGMYLLKAYNIPYGVTTVVTNKNLPYLEEFVNYLIAFGVKSISFDLLKPKKKEHLKLMPNIEEFNKLLNKFGRYPIYIKNLQKRPKGRYCYLNSGDLLFVNEFGDVYPCPTLEGLSCLGNINGNKIELPKIGSNKCYAREFLTKHLK